A region of Thermus caldifontis DNA encodes the following proteins:
- the secD gene encoding protein translocase subunit SecD, whose translation MNRKLLNGLLLLGLFLLALLMVWKPWAPAEPKVKLGLDLKGGLRIVLEAAVESPTPDDLEKARTVLENRINALGVAEPLIQIQGQKRIVVELPGLSQADQDRALKLIGQRAVLEFRILKEGATGTTVAQINQALRENPRLKREELEKDLIKPEDLGPALLTGADLADARAVFDQFGRPQVSLTFTPEGAKKFEEVTRANVGKRLAIVLDGKVYTAPVIRQAITGGQAVIEGLSGLEEASEIALVLRSGALPVALEVAEIRSIGPTLGQDAIQAGIRSALIGTLAIFLLIFAYYGPSLGLVASLGLIYTSVLILGLLSGLGATLTLPGIAGLVLTLGAAVDGNVLSFERIKEELRAGKRFRQAIPEGFKHSTLTILDVNVAHLLAAAALYQYATGPVRGFAVVLAIGVVASVFSNLVFSRYLLERMADRGEIKPPMWLVNPQFNFMGPARFITLATLLLAVLAAGVVFTKGFNYSIDFTGGTAYTLRTGPEVGVDSLRRFLEAKGFPSKEAIITQVQAPTADYREFSLKLPPLPDEKRLELEQLFTTELKASVLTSETVGPAIGSELRRNAVMAVLVGLGLILIYVAFRFDWTFGVASVLAVAHDVAIVAGMYSLLGLEFSIPTIAALLTIVGYSINDSIVVSDRIRENQKLMRGVPYREMVNRSINQTLSRTVMTSLTTLLPIIALLFLGGSVLRDFSLAILVGIFVGTYSSIYVVSAMVVFWKELRQQRAKKSA comes from the coding sequence ATGAACCGCAAGCTTCTCAACGGACTTCTGCTCCTTGGCCTTTTCCTGCTGGCCCTCCTCATGGTCTGGAAGCCCTGGGCCCCAGCCGAGCCCAAGGTCAAGCTGGGCCTGGACCTTAAAGGAGGTCTGCGCATCGTCCTCGAGGCCGCCGTGGAAAGCCCCACCCCCGACGATCTGGAAAAGGCCCGTACCGTCCTGGAAAACCGCATCAACGCCCTGGGGGTGGCAGAACCCCTGATCCAGATCCAGGGGCAAAAGCGCATCGTGGTGGAGCTACCTGGCCTCTCCCAGGCGGACCAGGACCGGGCCCTTAAGCTTATAGGCCAGCGGGCGGTCTTGGAATTCCGCATCCTCAAGGAAGGGGCCACCGGCACCACCGTGGCCCAGATCAACCAGGCTCTCAGGGAAAACCCCAGGCTTAAGCGGGAAGAGCTGGAAAAGGACCTCATCAAGCCCGAGGACCTGGGCCCAGCCCTTCTCACGGGTGCCGACCTGGCCGATGCCCGGGCGGTCTTTGACCAGTTCGGCCGCCCCCAGGTCTCCCTCACCTTCACCCCGGAAGGGGCCAAGAAGTTTGAGGAGGTCACCCGGGCCAACGTGGGGAAGCGGCTAGCCATCGTTTTGGACGGAAAGGTTTACACCGCCCCCGTCATAAGGCAGGCCATCACCGGTGGCCAGGCGGTGATCGAAGGGCTTTCCGGCCTCGAGGAGGCCAGCGAGATCGCCCTGGTCCTGCGTTCAGGGGCCCTACCCGTGGCCCTGGAAGTAGCGGAGATCCGCTCCATAGGCCCCACCCTGGGCCAGGATGCCATCCAAGCCGGCATCCGTTCCGCCCTCATCGGCACCCTGGCCATCTTCCTCCTCATCTTCGCCTACTACGGCCCAAGCCTGGGCCTGGTGGCTTCCTTGGGCCTCATCTATACCTCGGTGCTGATCCTGGGGCTCCTTTCCGGCCTAGGGGCCACCCTTACCCTCCCGGGCATCGCCGGCCTCGTCCTCACCCTGGGGGCGGCGGTGGACGGGAACGTGCTTTCCTTTGAGCGCATCAAGGAGGAGCTTAGAGCGGGGAAGAGGTTCCGCCAGGCCATCCCCGAGGGCTTCAAGCACTCCACCCTCACCATTCTGGACGTGAACGTTGCCCACCTGTTGGCCGCTGCCGCCCTTTACCAGTACGCCACCGGCCCCGTCAGGGGCTTCGCCGTGGTCCTGGCCATCGGGGTGGTGGCCAGCGTCTTCTCCAACCTGGTCTTCAGCCGCTACCTCCTGGAACGCATGGCGGACCGGGGTGAGATCAAGCCTCCCATGTGGCTGGTGAACCCCCAGTTCAACTTCATGGGCCCGGCCCGCTTCATCACTCTAGCCACGCTTCTCCTGGCGGTTCTGGCCGCCGGGGTGGTCTTTACCAAGGGGTTCAACTACTCCATTGACTTCACCGGGGGAACGGCGTATACCCTGCGCACGGGCCCTGAGGTGGGGGTAGACAGCCTAAGGCGCTTCTTAGAAGCCAAGGGTTTTCCCTCCAAGGAGGCCATCATCACCCAGGTGCAGGCGCCCACCGCCGACTACAGGGAGTTCTCCCTTAAGCTCCCGCCCCTTCCCGACGAAAAGCGCCTCGAGCTGGAGCAGCTCTTCACCACCGAGCTCAAGGCCAGCGTCCTCACCTCGGAAACCGTGGGCCCGGCCATCGGCTCCGAGCTTCGCCGCAATGCGGTAATGGCGGTCTTGGTGGGCCTGGGGCTCATCCTCATCTACGTGGCCTTCCGCTTTGACTGGACCTTCGGGGTGGCCAGCGTCCTGGCCGTGGCTCACGACGTGGCCATCGTGGCGGGGATGTATAGCCTCTTGGGCCTGGAGTTCTCCATCCCCACCATCGCCGCCCTCCTCACCATCGTGGGCTATTCCATCAACGACTCCATCGTGGTCTCCGACCGCATTCGGGAAAACCAGAAGCTCATGCGGGGGGTCCCCTACCGGGAGATGGTGAACCGCTCCATCAACCAGACCCTTTCCCGCACGGTGATGACCAGCCTCACCACCCTTTTGCCCATCATCGCCCTCCTCTTCCTGGGGGG